In one Babylonia areolata isolate BAREFJ2019XMU chromosome 14, ASM4173473v1, whole genome shotgun sequence genomic region, the following are encoded:
- the LOC143289487 gene encoding uncharacterized protein LOC143289487 has protein sequence METGRVLTRMLVVMACCLVTSVANRASSSLQEEDSPGSFYSQDVDMERGASQEDISKLLLKHLRFRQLPESGLPVTSSEFVPSAGQSKVHKRKEQRRLVNNLAALLSGLRDRQSESSMRMPSLRFGK, from the exons ATGGAAACCGGACGTGTGCTGACCCGGATGCTGGTTGTGATGGCGTGTTGTCTGGTGACGTCAGTGGCCAACAGAGCGTCATCGTCGCTGCAGGAGGAGGACAGCCCTGGGTCATTCTACTCCCAGGACGTGGACATGGAGAGGGGGGCCAGCCAGGAAG aCATCAGCAAGTTGCTGCTCAAACATCTTCGTTTTCGTCAGCTGCCGGAATCTGGCCTTCCCGTGACGTCATCTGAATTCGTCCCAAGCGCCGGACAGAGTAAAG TACACAAGCGGAAGGAACAACGTCGGCTGGTCAACAACCTGGCCGCCCTGCTGTCCGGCCTCAGGGACAGGCAGTCCGAGTCCAGCATGCGCATGCCCAGTCTTCGCTTCGGCAAATAA